From the Pseudorca crassidens isolate mPseCra1 chromosome 18, mPseCra1.hap1, whole genome shotgun sequence genome, one window contains:
- the GJB6 gene encoding gap junction beta-6 protein — MDWGTLHTFIGGVNKHSTSIGKVWITVIFIFRVMILVVAAQEVWGDEQADFVCNTLQPGCKNVCYDHFFPVSHIRLWALQLIFVSTPALLVAMHVAYYRQEAARRFRRGEKRNEFKDLEDIKRQKIRIEGSLWWTYSSSIFFRIIFEAAFMYVFYFLYNGYHLPWVLKCGIDPCPNLVDCFISRPTEKTVFTIFMISASVICMLLNVAELCYLLLKVCFRRSKRAQTQRTPPNHALKESKQNEMNELISESGQNAITGFPS; from the coding sequence ATGGACTGGGGCACGCTGCACACGTTCATCGGGGGCGTGAACAAACACTCCACCAGCATCGGGAAGGTGTGGATCACCGTCATCTTCATCTTCCGCGTCATGATCCTGGTGGTGGCCGCCCAGGAGGTGTGGGGCGATGAGCAGGCCGACTTCGTGTGCAACACGCTGCAGCCCGGGTGCAAGAACGTGTGCTACGACCACTTCTTCCCCGTGTCCCACATCCGGCTCTGGGCGCTGCAGCTCATCTTCGTGTCCACGCCGGCCCTGCTGGTGGCCATGCACGTGGCCTACTACAGACAGGAGGCCGCGCGCCGGTTCAGGCGCGGGGAGAAGAGGAACGAGTTCAAGGATCTGGAAGACATCAAACGGCAGAAGATCCGGATCGAGGGCTCCCTGTGGTGGACCTACAGCAGCAGCATCTTCTTCCGAATCATCTTCGAGGCCGCCTTCATGTACGTGTTCTACTTCCTGTACAACGGGTACCACCTGCCCTGGGTGCTGAAGTGCGGCATCGACCCCTGCCCCAACCTCGTGGACTGCTTCATCTCCAGGCCCACGGAGAAGACCGTGTTCACCATCTTCATGATCTCCGCGTCCGTGATCTGCATGCTGCTCAACGTGGCCGAGCTGTGTTACCTGCTGCTCAAAGTGTGCTTCAGGAGATCCAAGCGAGCACAGACGCAAAGAACCCCCCCCAACCACGCCCTCAAAGAGAGTAAACAGAACGAGATGAATGAGCTGATTTCCGAGAGCGGGCAGAACGCCATCACGGGGTTTCCTAGTTAA